In Arvicola amphibius chromosome 1, mArvAmp1.2, whole genome shotgun sequence, one DNA window encodes the following:
- the Gabra4 gene encoding gamma-aminobutyric acid receptor subunit alpha-4 isoform X6, protein MVSVQKVPAIALCSGVSLALLHFLCLAACLNESPGQNSKDEKLCPENFTRILDSLLDGYDNRLRPGFGGTDCFKTRKCALCVRLWSACLFVEISLGPVTEVKTDIYVTSFGPVSDVEMEYTMDVFFRQTWMDKRLKYDGPMEILRLNNMMVTKVWTPDTFFRNGKKSVSHNMTAPNKLFRIMRNGTILYTMRLTISAECPMRLVDFPMDGHACPLKFGSYAYPKSEMIYTWTKGPEKSVEVPKESSSLVQYDLIGQTVSSETIKSITGEYIVMTVYFHLRRKMGYFMIQTYIPCIMTVILSQVSFWINKESVPARTVFVCCCQLFHQHSNAESQKENIEASSRNSTCPSVERKSPRNVSPEYTWQFEHEEKNKCLGPLRN, encoded by the exons ATGGTTTCTGTCCAGAAGGTACCCGCGATCGCGCTGTGCTCCGGGGTCAGCCTTGCCCTTCTGCACTTCCTGTGCCTGGCGGCTTG TTTAAACGAATCCCCAGGACAGAACTCAAAGGACGAGAAATTGTGCCCGGAAAATTTTACCCGTATCCTGGACAGTTTGCTGGATGGTTATGACAACAGGCTGCGTCCTGGATTTGGGGGTACGGATTGTTTCAAAACACGCAAGTGTGCTCTGTGTGTCCGTCTCTGGTCTGCTTGTCTATTTGTGGAAATATCATTAG GTCCTGTTACAGAAGTGAAAACTGACATATATGTCACCAGCTTTGGACCCGTTTCTGATGTTGAAATG GAATATACAATGGATGTGTTCTTCAGGCAGACGTGGATGGACAAGAGACTAAAATATGATGGTCCTATGGAAATTCTGAGGCTGAACAACATGATGGTCACCAAAGTGTGGACCCCTGATACTTTCTTcaggaatgggaaaaaatctgTCTCGCACAACATGACAGCTCCAAATAAACTGTTTAGAATTATGAGAAATGGCACTATTTTATACACAATGAG ACTCACCATAAGTGCGGAGTGTCCCATGAGACTGGTGGATTTCCCTATGGATGGTCATGCCTGCCCTTTGAAATTCGGGAGTT ATGCGTATCCCAAGAGTGAGATGATCTATACCTGGACCAAAGGTCCTGAGAAATCAGTGGAGGTGCCAAAGGAGTCTTCCAGCTTAGTTCAATATGACCTAATTGGGCAGACTGTATCAAGTGAAACTATCAAATCTATTACAG GTGAATACATTGTTATGACAGTTTACTTCCACCTCAGACGGAAGATGGGCTACTTTATGATTCAGACGTATATCCCATGTATTATGACAGTGATCCTTTCTCAAGTTTCTTTCTGGATAAATAAGGAGTCTGTTCCAGCTAGAACTGTGTTTG TTTGCTGCTGTCAACTATTTCACCAACATTCAAATGcagaaagccaaaaagaaaacatcGAAGCCTCCTCCAGAAATTCCACCTGCCCCAGTGTTGAGAGAAAATCACCCAGAAACGTCTCTCCAG
- the Gabra4 gene encoding gamma-aminobutyric acid receptor subunit alpha-4 isoform X7, protein MVSVQKVPAIALCSGVSLALLHFLCLAACLNESPGQNSKDEKLCPENFTRILDSLLDGYDNRLRPGFGGPVTEVKTDIYVTSFGPVSDVEMEYTMDVFFRQTWMDKRLKYDGPMEILRLNNMMVTKVWTPDTFFRNGKKSVSHNMTAPNKLFRIMRNGTILYTMRLTISAECPMRLVDFPMDGHACPLKFGSYAYPKSEMIYTWTKGPEKSVEVPKESSSLVQYDLIGQTVSSETIKSITGEYIVMTVYFHLRRKMGYFMIQTYIPCIMTVILSQVSFWINKESVPARTVFVCCCQLFHQHSNAESQKENIEASSRNSTCPSVERKSPRNVSPEYTWQFEHEEKNKCLGPLRN, encoded by the exons ATGGTTTCTGTCCAGAAGGTACCCGCGATCGCGCTGTGCTCCGGGGTCAGCCTTGCCCTTCTGCACTTCCTGTGCCTGGCGGCTTG TTTAAACGAATCCCCAGGACAGAACTCAAAGGACGAGAAATTGTGCCCGGAAAATTTTACCCGTATCCTGGACAGTTTGCTGGATGGTTATGACAACAGGCTGCGTCCTGGATTTGGGG GTCCTGTTACAGAAGTGAAAACTGACATATATGTCACCAGCTTTGGACCCGTTTCTGATGTTGAAATG GAATATACAATGGATGTGTTCTTCAGGCAGACGTGGATGGACAAGAGACTAAAATATGATGGTCCTATGGAAATTCTGAGGCTGAACAACATGATGGTCACCAAAGTGTGGACCCCTGATACTTTCTTcaggaatgggaaaaaatctgTCTCGCACAACATGACAGCTCCAAATAAACTGTTTAGAATTATGAGAAATGGCACTATTTTATACACAATGAG ACTCACCATAAGTGCGGAGTGTCCCATGAGACTGGTGGATTTCCCTATGGATGGTCATGCCTGCCCTTTGAAATTCGGGAGTT ATGCGTATCCCAAGAGTGAGATGATCTATACCTGGACCAAAGGTCCTGAGAAATCAGTGGAGGTGCCAAAGGAGTCTTCCAGCTTAGTTCAATATGACCTAATTGGGCAGACTGTATCAAGTGAAACTATCAAATCTATTACAG GTGAATACATTGTTATGACAGTTTACTTCCACCTCAGACGGAAGATGGGCTACTTTATGATTCAGACGTATATCCCATGTATTATGACAGTGATCCTTTCTCAAGTTTCTTTCTGGATAAATAAGGAGTCTGTTCCAGCTAGAACTGTGTTTG TTTGCTGCTGTCAACTATTTCACCAACATTCAAATGcagaaagccaaaaagaaaacatcGAAGCCTCCTCCAGAAATTCCACCTGCCCCAGTGTTGAGAGAAAATCACCCAGAAACGTCTCTCCAG
- the Gabra4 gene encoding gamma-aminobutyric acid receptor subunit alpha-4 isoform X9, translated as MVSVQKVPAIALCSGVSLALLHFLCLAACLNESPGQNSKDEKLCPENFTRILDSLLDGYDNRLRPGFGGPVTEVKTDIYVTSFGPVSDVEMEYTMDVFFRQTWMDKRLKYDGPMEILRLNNMMVTKVWTPDTFFRNGKKSVSHNMTAPNKLFRIMRNGTILYTMRLTISAECPMRLVDFPMDGHACPLKFGSYAYPKSEMIYTWTKGPEKSVEVPKESSSLVQYDLIGQTVSSETIKSITGEYIVMTVYFHLRRKMGYFMIQTYIPCIMTVILSQVSFWINKESVPARTVFEYTWQFEHEEKNKCLGPLRN; from the exons ATGGTTTCTGTCCAGAAGGTACCCGCGATCGCGCTGTGCTCCGGGGTCAGCCTTGCCCTTCTGCACTTCCTGTGCCTGGCGGCTTG TTTAAACGAATCCCCAGGACAGAACTCAAAGGACGAGAAATTGTGCCCGGAAAATTTTACCCGTATCCTGGACAGTTTGCTGGATGGTTATGACAACAGGCTGCGTCCTGGATTTGGGG GTCCTGTTACAGAAGTGAAAACTGACATATATGTCACCAGCTTTGGACCCGTTTCTGATGTTGAAATG GAATATACAATGGATGTGTTCTTCAGGCAGACGTGGATGGACAAGAGACTAAAATATGATGGTCCTATGGAAATTCTGAGGCTGAACAACATGATGGTCACCAAAGTGTGGACCCCTGATACTTTCTTcaggaatgggaaaaaatctgTCTCGCACAACATGACAGCTCCAAATAAACTGTTTAGAATTATGAGAAATGGCACTATTTTATACACAATGAG ACTCACCATAAGTGCGGAGTGTCCCATGAGACTGGTGGATTTCCCTATGGATGGTCATGCCTGCCCTTTGAAATTCGGGAGTT ATGCGTATCCCAAGAGTGAGATGATCTATACCTGGACCAAAGGTCCTGAGAAATCAGTGGAGGTGCCAAAGGAGTCTTCCAGCTTAGTTCAATATGACCTAATTGGGCAGACTGTATCAAGTGAAACTATCAAATCTATTACAG GTGAATACATTGTTATGACAGTTTACTTCCACCTCAGACGGAAGATGGGCTACTTTATGATTCAGACGTATATCCCATGTATTATGACAGTGATCCTTTCTCAAGTTTCTTTCTGGATAAATAAGGAGTCTGTTCCAGCTAGAACTGTGTTTG
- the Gabra4 gene encoding gamma-aminobutyric acid receptor subunit alpha-4 isoform X8, translating to MVSVQKVPAIALCSGVSLALLHFLCLAACLNESPGQNSKDEKLCPENFTRILDSLLDGYDNRLRPGFGGPVTEVKTDIYVTSFGPVSDVEMEYTMDVFFRQTWMDKRLKYDGPMEILRLNNMMVTKVWTPDTFFRNGKKSVSHNMTAPNKLFRIMRNGTILYTMRLTISAECPMRLVDFPMDGHACPLKFGSYAYPKSEMIYTWTKGPEKSVEVPKESSSLVQYDLIGQTVSSETIKSITGEYIVMTVYFHLRRKMGYFMIQTYIPCIMTVILSQVSFWINKESVPARTVFESQKENIEASSRNSTCPSVERKSPRNVSPEYTWQFEHEEKNKCLGPLRN from the exons ATGGTTTCTGTCCAGAAGGTACCCGCGATCGCGCTGTGCTCCGGGGTCAGCCTTGCCCTTCTGCACTTCCTGTGCCTGGCGGCTTG TTTAAACGAATCCCCAGGACAGAACTCAAAGGACGAGAAATTGTGCCCGGAAAATTTTACCCGTATCCTGGACAGTTTGCTGGATGGTTATGACAACAGGCTGCGTCCTGGATTTGGGG GTCCTGTTACAGAAGTGAAAACTGACATATATGTCACCAGCTTTGGACCCGTTTCTGATGTTGAAATG GAATATACAATGGATGTGTTCTTCAGGCAGACGTGGATGGACAAGAGACTAAAATATGATGGTCCTATGGAAATTCTGAGGCTGAACAACATGATGGTCACCAAAGTGTGGACCCCTGATACTTTCTTcaggaatgggaaaaaatctgTCTCGCACAACATGACAGCTCCAAATAAACTGTTTAGAATTATGAGAAATGGCACTATTTTATACACAATGAG ACTCACCATAAGTGCGGAGTGTCCCATGAGACTGGTGGATTTCCCTATGGATGGTCATGCCTGCCCTTTGAAATTCGGGAGTT ATGCGTATCCCAAGAGTGAGATGATCTATACCTGGACCAAAGGTCCTGAGAAATCAGTGGAGGTGCCAAAGGAGTCTTCCAGCTTAGTTCAATATGACCTAATTGGGCAGACTGTATCAAGTGAAACTATCAAATCTATTACAG GTGAATACATTGTTATGACAGTTTACTTCCACCTCAGACGGAAGATGGGCTACTTTATGATTCAGACGTATATCCCATGTATTATGACAGTGATCCTTTCTCAAGTTTCTTTCTGGATAAATAAGGAGTCTGTTCCAGCTAGAACTGTGTTTG aaagccaaaaagaaaacatcGAAGCCTCCTCCAGAAATTCCACCTGCCCCAGTGTTGAGAGAAAATCACCCAGAAACGTCTCTCCAG